In a genomic window of Halobiforma lacisalsi AJ5:
- a CDS encoding thiolase family protein, which translates to MHDAVIVDAVRTPFGDRNGSFRDTHPQDLAAKPLEALEERNGFDPETIEDVIYGCVTPVDEQGLNVGRIAPMVAGWGDGVPGVQLNRMCGSGQQAVNFAATNVMAGQHDVLVAGGVEHMTRVPLGSDGVDGLAGDDTVTDTYFEHFDELTTQGEGAERIAEEYDLSRRDVDELAVDSQRRWAEAWEDGRYDDQIVPVETELERENGEDGRTGSEPARETVVVEKDEHPRPDTDLETLGDLPLSFREEGKGVHHPGNASGIVDGSAALLIASEDAAAEHGWEPMARIVDTAVVGVDPTTMLTGPIPATEKVLEKSGLTIEDVDLFEVNEAFASVVAAWLEETGAPWERTNVNGGAIAHGHPLGATGAALLGKLAHELERTGGEIGLSTMCIGFGQGIATVIERV; encoded by the coding sequence ATGCACGACGCGGTCATCGTGGACGCGGTCCGCACCCCGTTCGGCGACCGGAACGGATCCTTTCGCGACACCCACCCGCAGGATCTGGCGGCGAAACCGCTCGAGGCCCTCGAGGAGCGTAACGGCTTCGACCCGGAGACGATCGAGGACGTGATCTACGGCTGCGTGACGCCGGTCGACGAGCAGGGGCTGAACGTCGGTCGTATCGCGCCGATGGTCGCCGGCTGGGGCGACGGCGTCCCGGGCGTCCAGCTCAACCGGATGTGCGGCTCGGGCCAGCAGGCGGTCAACTTCGCCGCGACGAACGTGATGGCCGGCCAGCACGACGTCCTCGTCGCCGGCGGCGTCGAACACATGACCCGGGTACCGCTGGGGTCGGACGGCGTCGACGGCCTCGCCGGGGACGACACCGTCACGGACACCTACTTCGAGCACTTCGACGAACTGACGACGCAGGGCGAAGGGGCCGAACGGATCGCCGAGGAGTACGACCTCTCCCGGCGCGACGTCGACGAACTCGCCGTCGACTCCCAGCGGCGGTGGGCCGAAGCCTGGGAGGACGGACGGTACGACGACCAGATCGTCCCCGTCGAGACCGAACTCGAGCGGGAGAACGGCGAGGACGGTCGAACGGGGAGTGAACCGGCCCGTGAGACGGTCGTCGTCGAGAAGGACGAACACCCGCGGCCCGACACCGACCTCGAGACGCTCGGCGACCTCCCGTTGTCCTTCCGTGAGGAGGGCAAGGGCGTCCATCACCCCGGCAACGCCTCGGGAATCGTCGACGGCTCGGCTGCGCTGCTGATCGCGAGCGAGGACGCAGCCGCCGAACACGGCTGGGAACCGATGGCCAGGATCGTCGACACCGCGGTCGTCGGTGTCGATCCCACCACCATGCTCACCGGGCCGATTCCGGCCACCGAGAAGGTCCTCGAGAAGAGCGGACTCACGATCGAGGACGTCGATCTCTTCGAGGTCAACGAGGCCTTCGCCTCGGTCGTCGCGGCCTGGCTCGAGGAGACCGGCGCCCCCTGGGAGCGGACCAACGTCAACGGCGGTGCGATCGCCCACGGCCACCCGCTGGGCGCGACCGGCGCGGCGTTGCTGGGGAAACTGGCACACGAACTCGAGCGGACGGGGGGCGAGATCGGCCTCTCGACGATGTGCATCGGGTTCGGGCAGGGGATCGCGACGGTGATCGAGCGGGTGTGA
- a CDS encoding heavy metal translocating P-type ATPase codes for MTACTLCGLPVGDRPVREDDLEGAFCCRGCLEVHRIRDGADDGPSPDEVDREGSLLPADTSDADGPGTGDGDETLETAFLALEGMHCTTCERFLETVAVGTAGIREARASYATEMIRLRYDPETIDREELPAALEGVGYRAHDPGDDREREGSGFDFGEYRTAFAVLLAMPVMAPYLLFIYPTYLGLYPPSFLHGSTIRTMVFVPLALWSTLVLLGLGYPIFRSGYVSLAVRRPNVDVLVSIAVLAAYAYSLAAFAVGSRHVYFDVAVMVLVVVTVGNRLETAVKRRAADAHSDLAAARETTARRVAGDGSLEEVPREACDPGDRVVVNSGDRLPFDGTVVDGTATVDESFVTGESIPRSVASGDAVVGGAVLTDGTLTVAVDDSSTLDRLVELLWEVQSTEVGPQRLVNGFALAFVPLVIVLAGVAAALWLAAGASAETALLIGLSVLVVSCPCSLGIATPLALAAGSGRAAEAGAAVLSANALERITDSEIVVFDKTGTLTTGEMTVERVAADDPEAVLERAAAVESRSSHPIAEAIVEVAPATDRAVDGFERDPRSVSATVDGRRVTVGHPAAFRSDGAWTLPDRFREAIESAREDGCRPTVVGWDGVVRGVVAVRDRPRENWADVVAALAADGRRIVVLTGDDERATGWLRNHPDVDDVFAGVRPASKEAVVRGLREDGTTTMIGDGTNDAPALARADMGIALEEGTDVAMDAADVVVRGDDLEAIPTVFAVSRSTRRRIRTNLGWAVCYNLLAIPLAMAGAINPLVAALLMGASSLVVVANSFRSAGGFGPGWLRRSEPESATESGPEPGISAR; via the coding sequence ATGACGGCGTGTACCCTCTGCGGACTCCCCGTCGGCGACCGCCCCGTTCGCGAGGACGATCTCGAGGGAGCGTTCTGCTGTCGCGGCTGCCTCGAGGTCCACCGGATTCGAGACGGCGCCGACGACGGCCCGTCGCCGGACGAGGTCGACCGCGAGGGATCCCTCCTCCCGGCGGACACGAGCGATGCCGATGGGCCCGGGACCGGCGACGGGGACGAGACGCTGGAGACCGCCTTCCTCGCCCTCGAGGGGATGCACTGTACCACCTGCGAGCGGTTCCTCGAGACGGTCGCCGTGGGAACGGCGGGGATCCGTGAGGCGCGGGCGAGCTACGCTACCGAGATGATCCGGCTCCGGTACGATCCGGAGACGATCGACCGCGAGGAACTGCCGGCGGCGCTCGAAGGGGTCGGCTACCGGGCTCACGACCCCGGGGACGACCGGGAACGGGAGGGAAGCGGCTTCGACTTCGGGGAGTACCGGACGGCCTTCGCCGTCCTCCTCGCGATGCCAGTCATGGCGCCGTACCTGCTTTTCATCTACCCGACGTACCTGGGGCTGTACCCGCCGTCGTTCCTCCATGGCTCCACGATCCGGACGATGGTGTTCGTGCCGCTCGCCCTCTGGAGCACGCTCGTCCTCCTGGGGTTGGGGTATCCGATTTTCAGGAGCGGCTACGTCAGCCTGGCCGTTCGGCGGCCGAACGTCGACGTCCTCGTCTCGATCGCCGTACTCGCGGCGTACGCCTACTCGCTCGCGGCCTTCGCGGTCGGTTCCCGGCACGTGTATTTCGACGTCGCGGTGATGGTGCTGGTCGTCGTCACCGTCGGCAACCGCCTCGAGACGGCGGTCAAACGCCGGGCGGCCGACGCCCACTCCGACCTCGCCGCAGCCCGCGAGACGACGGCCCGGCGGGTCGCGGGGGACGGCTCGCTCGAGGAGGTTCCGCGGGAGGCCTGCGACCCCGGCGATCGGGTGGTCGTCAACTCCGGGGACCGGCTCCCCTTCGACGGGACGGTCGTCGACGGGACGGCGACGGTCGACGAATCGTTCGTGACCGGCGAGTCGATCCCCCGGTCGGTCGCGAGCGGCGACGCAGTCGTCGGCGGAGCCGTCCTCACGGACGGAACGCTCACCGTCGCCGTCGACGACTCGAGCACGCTGGATCGGCTCGTCGAACTGCTCTGGGAGGTCCAGAGCACCGAGGTCGGCCCCCAGCGGCTCGTCAACGGGTTCGCCCTGGCGTTCGTCCCGCTGGTGATCGTGCTGGCGGGCGTCGCCGCCGCCCTCTGGCTCGCCGCCGGAGCGTCGGCGGAAACCGCGCTGTTGATCGGCCTCTCCGTCCTCGTGGTTTCCTGTCCGTGTTCGCTCGGGATCGCCACGCCGCTCGCGCTTGCCGCCGGAAGCGGCCGTGCGGCCGAGGCGGGAGCCGCCGTACTCTCGGCGAACGCGCTCGAGCGGATCACGGACTCCGAGATCGTCGTCTTCGACAAGACGGGAACGCTCACGACCGGCGAGATGACGGTCGAACGCGTCGCCGCCGACGACCCGGAGGCGGTCCTCGAGCGAGCGGCCGCCGTCGAGTCGCGGTCGAGCCACCCGATCGCGGAGGCGATCGTCGAGGTGGCCCCGGCGACGGACCGGGCGGTCGACGGATTCGAACGGGATCCGCGGTCCGTCTCGGCGACCGTCGACGGGCGACGCGTGACGGTGGGACATCCGGCGGCGTTCCGCTCGGACGGGGCGTGGACCCTCCCCGACCGCTTCCGCGAGGCGATCGAGTCCGCACGCGAGGACGGCTGCCGCCCGACCGTCGTCGGCTGGGACGGCGTCGTCCGCGGCGTCGTCGCGGTCCGCGACCGGCCGCGGGAGAACTGGGCGGACGTCGTGGCCGCGCTGGCGGCCGACGGCCGCCGGATCGTCGTCCTCACCGGCGACGACGAGCGCGCGACGGGGTGGCTCCGGAACCACCCGGACGTCGACGACGTGTTCGCCGGCGTACGCCCCGCCTCGAAGGAGGCCGTCGTCAGGGGACTCCGGGAGGACGGCACGACGACGATGATCGGGGACGGCACGAACGACGCGCCGGCGCTCGCGCGGGCCGACATGGGCATCGCGCTCGAGGAGGGCACGGACGTCGCGATGGACGCGGCCGACGTCGTCGTGCGGGGCGACGACCTCGAGGCGATCCCGACGGTGTTCGCGGTGTCGCGATCGACCCGTCGCCGGATCCGAACGAACCTCGGCTGGGCCGTCTGTTACAACCTCCTCGCGATCCCGCTGGCGATGGCCGGCGCGATCAACCCGCTCGTCGCCGCGCTGCTGATGGGGGCAAGCAGCCTCGTCGTGGTCGCCAACTCGTTCCGGAGCGCGGGCGGTTTCGGGCCGGGTTGGCTCCGAAGATCCGAGCCGGAATCCGCGACCGAGTCAGGACCCGAGCCTGGGATCTCGGCCCGGTAA
- a CDS encoding cytochrome c oxidase subunit 3: protein MGSAVDAEGEPNAQGDREHGHGDGHDGDGGHDPPAPEDWPRGFGEASWWPLVTAVGIAGLYFGVALVLLARGDDPLVGRRLPPVVLVGGTALFLAGLYGWTYHGFVRSYWERAEPAVGEAIDLRWGMVLFLATDVMTFSAGFVYYFFVRTGSWPPGELPPLLSSLVLVNTAVLIASSVTLHIAHEGIRDGHRRRFLALLGLTVLLGLVFVGGQLLEYYELLVVEGTGVTDVFGSAFFALTGLHGLHVGLGVALLSIVFVRALAGQFSTERHTAVSTVSMYWHFVDLVWVILVATLYVGSVA, encoded by the coding sequence ATGGGGTCCGCCGTCGACGCCGAGGGCGAACCGAACGCGCAGGGGGATCGCGAACACGGACACGGCGACGGACACGACGGTGACGGCGGCCACGACCCGCCGGCGCCCGAGGACTGGCCGCGGGGGTTCGGCGAGGCGAGCTGGTGGCCCCTCGTCACCGCCGTCGGGATCGCCGGGCTCTATTTCGGCGTCGCGCTCGTCCTCCTCGCCCGCGGCGACGACCCGCTCGTCGGACGGCGGCTGCCGCCCGTCGTACTCGTCGGCGGTACCGCGCTCTTTCTCGCCGGCCTGTACGGATGGACCTACCACGGGTTCGTTCGCTCCTACTGGGAGCGGGCCGAGCCGGCGGTCGGCGAGGCCATCGACCTGCGCTGGGGGATGGTCCTCTTTCTGGCCACCGACGTCATGACCTTCAGCGCCGGCTTCGTCTACTACTTCTTCGTTCGAACGGGGTCGTGGCCGCCCGGCGAACTCCCGCCGCTGCTCTCGTCGCTCGTGCTCGTCAACACCGCCGTTCTGATCGCCAGCAGCGTGACGTTACACATCGCACACGAGGGGATCCGCGACGGTCACAGGCGGCGGTTTCTCGCCCTGCTCGGGCTAACAGTGCTGCTCGGACTCGTCTTCGTCGGGGGGCAGTTGCTCGAGTACTACGAACTCCTGGTCGTCGAGGGGACGGGCGTTACCGACGTCTTCGGGAGCGCCTTCTTCGCCCTGACGGGGTTGCACGGGCTCCACGTCGGCCTGGGCGTGGCGTTGCTCTCGATCGTCTTCGTCCGGGCCCTCGCGGGCCAGTTCTCCACGGAGCGGCACACGGCCGTCTCGACGGTGTCGATGTACTGGCACTTCGTCGACCTCGTGTGGGTGATCCTGGTCGCGACGCTGTACGTCGGGTCAGTCGCGTAG
- a CDS encoding DUF7541 family protein: MEHDRDRETEQRSSAWPLVAAIGIVATEAGVLFGLMVIAVIGVLSVGASVAGLLHETGYAADPWRPLRLVGVAVAGLSGAVWIAVAPAVTPAALVDAAATDGIAVRAAVVLAAAALLIVAGVAGPAVSSRRGGSYGDLEQ, translated from the coding sequence ATGGAACACGACCGGGACCGCGAGACAGAGCAGCGCTCGAGCGCGTGGCCGCTGGTCGCGGCGATCGGGATCGTGGCGACCGAGGCCGGCGTCCTGTTCGGGCTGATGGTGATCGCGGTGATCGGCGTCCTCTCCGTCGGGGCGAGCGTCGCCGGCCTGCTCCACGAAACCGGGTATGCGGCGGATCCGTGGCGGCCGCTGCGGCTCGTCGGCGTGGCCGTCGCCGGCCTCAGTGGGGCGGTCTGGATCGCCGTCGCACCCGCGGTAACGCCGGCGGCACTCGTCGACGCCGCCGCAACCGACGGGATCGCCGTCCGGGCGGCCGTCGTCCTCGCCGCGGCAGCGCTGTTGATCGTCGCCGGCGTCGCCGGACCCGCGGTCTCGAGTCGCCGCGGGGGATCGTACGGGGATCTCGAGCAGTGA
- a CDS encoding DUF6789 family protein gives MSGADEPGPDASAEQAEAVSGAPVDRDELGAELDITLRVVLSAFVGGAVGLVAMVPILFVPPFFFDLFRAEALVDVAELGRVLGLEPNLLLGVLVFVAGGTIALPLLFVVAGAFLPPRQPRAARGITFATIMWTGFVLAFWPGEYAGVLFLGLSLAAHWVYGYVLGSVMQRLAYVPQHSV, from the coding sequence ATGAGCGGAGCCGACGAGCCGGGTCCGGACGCGTCCGCGGAGCAGGCCGAGGCGGTCTCGGGTGCGCCGGTCGACCGGGACGAGTTGGGCGCGGAACTCGACATCACCCTCCGCGTCGTGCTCTCGGCGTTCGTCGGCGGCGCCGTCGGCCTGGTCGCGATGGTGCCGATCCTCTTCGTCCCGCCCTTCTTCTTCGACCTCTTCCGGGCGGAGGCGCTCGTCGACGTCGCCGAACTCGGCCGGGTGCTCGGCCTCGAGCCGAACCTCCTGCTCGGGGTTCTCGTGTTCGTCGCCGGCGGGACCATCGCCCTGCCGCTGCTGTTCGTCGTCGCCGGCGCGTTCCTACCGCCGCGACAGCCCCGCGCCGCCCGCGGGATCACCTTCGCGACGATCATGTGGACCGGCTTCGTCCTCGCCTTCTGGCCCGGCGAGTACGCCGGCGTGCTGTTCCTCGGACTGTCGCTTGCGGCCCACTGGGTCTACGGCTACGTGCTCGGATCGGTGATGCAGCGGCTCGCGTACGTCCCCCAACACTCCGTGTAG